The window TGCTGCCCTTCCTGTGCGGCGTCGGCGACCTCGGGGCCGGCCCGGTCCTGCTGCTGCACGGCTCGACGGGAGGCGGCCTCTTCCTCGAGGCCGGAGTGGCCGGCGTGCAGGTCGCAGCGACGGTCACGCACCTGGACGGGCTCGTGTTCGCCCGCTCGACCTTCGACAGTTCGGCGAACTACCGCAGCGCGATGATCGCCGGCGCCGCGACGGTCGTGCCGCCCGAGCTCCGCACCGAGGCACTCTGGCAGGTCGCCGACCACCTCATGCCCGGCCGCCGCGACGAGGTCCGCGAGATGACCCCGAAGGAGGTCCGCGCCACCCAGGTCCTGCAGCTGCCCCTCGACCGCGCGAGCGTGAAGGTGCGCTTCCAGGGCAACGGCGAGGCCGCGGACGACGGCGAGGACCACACGGTCTGGGCCGGCGTCCTGCCGCTCGCCGTCCGAGCCGGCGTGCCGGTACCGGGGGACATCTCGGGGGACGCCCCGGTCGACGCGTCCGTCGTGGCGCTGGCGGCTCGCCTCGACCGCCTGTCGTCCGACCGGGAGGCCCGGATCGCCGCCGTCATGCGGGTCGCGTCCGTCTGAGGCCGGGTCTTCGGG of the Curtobacterium sp. TC1 genome contains:
- a CDS encoding pyridoxamine 5'-phosphate oxidase family protein, which encodes MSTTPHQYEPSDGPDLRVRRIRERQSDDPAVLRAILAEAHVAHVGFVRGGHPIVLPFLCGVGDLGAGPVLLLHGSTGGGLFLEAGVAGVQVAATVTHLDGLVFARSTFDSSANYRSAMIAGAATVVPPELRTEALWQVADHLMPGRRDEVREMTPKEVRATQVLQLPLDRASVKVRFQGNGEAADDGEDHTVWAGVLPLAVRAGVPVPGDISGDAPVDASVVALAARLDRLSSDREARIAAVMRVASV